Proteins encoded together in one Thermodesulfovibrionales bacterium window:
- a CDS encoding type Z 30S ribosomal protein S14 → MAKKCMIEKVKREPKFAVRAYNRCRVCGRPRAFLRKFGMCRICFRTLALRGQIPGVTKSSW, encoded by the coding sequence ATGGCTAAAAAGTGCATGATAGAAAAGGTTAAGAGAGAACCGAAGTTTGCGGTAAGGGCCTATAACAGGTGCAGGGTCTGCGGAAGACCGAGGGCCTTCCTCCGAAAGTTCGGGATGTGCAGAATCTGTTTCAGAACGCTCGCGCTCCGGGGACAGATCCCGGGCGTGACGAAATCAAGCTGGTAG
- the rplX gene encoding 50S ribosomal protein L24 gives MGLAIKRQDTVQVVAGKERGKKGRVLSVMPAKDQLIIEKVNVIKRHMKPSKKYSQGGIIEKEAPIHISNVMLICPKCDKATRIANVVLEGGKKVRACKKCKEVIDQ, from the coding sequence ATGGGCTTAGCAATCAAGAGACAGGATACCGTACAGGTAGTCGCCGGCAAGGAGAGGGGCAAGAAAGGCCGCGTTCTTTCGGTGATGCCCGCGAAAGATCAGCTCATTATCGAGAAGGTCAATGTCATCAAACGCCACATGAAACCGAGCAAGAAGTATTCCCAGGGCGGAATCATCGAAAAAGAGGCGCCCATTCATATATCCAATGTGATGCTCATCTGTCCGAAATGTGACAAGGCCACGCGCATCGCCAATGTTGTGCTCGAAGGCGGCAAGAAGGTGAGGGCATGCAAGAAATGTAAGGAGGTCATTGACCAGTAA
- the rplN gene encoding 50S ribosomal protein L14, giving the protein MIQPRSMLDVADNSGAKKVQCIKVMGGFHKRYARLGDIVVVSVKEAIPDSNIKKGEKAKAVVVRTKKEHRRPDGTYIRFDQNAVVLINAQNEPIGTRIFGPVARELRWKEFMKIISLAPEVL; this is encoded by the coding sequence ATGATTCAACCAAGGAGCATGCTCGATGTGGCGGACAATTCGGGTGCAAAGAAGGTCCAGTGCATAAAAGTCATGGGAGGCTTCCATAAAAGGTATGCGAGGCTTGGCGATATCGTGGTAGTGAGTGTGAAAGAAGCGATTCCCGACAGCAATATCAAGAAGGGCGAAAAGGCAAAGGCCGTTGTCGTGAGGACGAAGAAGGAACACCGGAGACCTGACGGTACCTATATCAGGTTTGATCAGAATGCCGTAGTGCTCATTAACGCGCAGAATGAACCGATAGGCACGAGGATATTCGGACCCGTGGCGCGCGAGCTGAGGTGGAAGGAATTTATGAAGATCATTTCGTTGGCCCCAGAGGTTCTTTAG
- the rpmC gene encoding 50S ribosomal protein L29 produces MKPSALRELTIDELRQKDQDLRRELFNLRFRLATGEVENPMRIRAVRKDIARVLTVIAARQKTEQGLTGR; encoded by the coding sequence ATGAAGCCGTCCGCATTGCGAGAATTGACGATCGATGAACTCAGGCAGAAGGATCAGGATCTGAGAAGGGAGCTCTTTAACCTGAGGTTTCGCCTCGCCACGGGCGAAGTGGAAAACCCGATGCGTATTCGTGCCGTGCGAAAGGACATAGCAAGAGTTTTAACGGTGATAGCGGCAAGACAGAAGACCGAACAGGGTCTCACTGGGCGCTGA
- the rplE gene encoding 50S ribosomal protein L5, whose protein sequence is MVPRLKERYGKDVVPALMKEFSYGNIMEVPRLQKIVINVGLGEAIQNIKLLDAAQKELSMITGQKAVQTKAKKSIAGFKLREGMPIGCKVTLRGDRMYEFLDRLISVALPRIRDFKGVSGKAFDGKGNYALGIKEQFIFPEIDYDKVEMVHGMDVIMCTTAKTDAESKALLRHLGMPFRK, encoded by the coding sequence ATGGTTCCGAGATTGAAGGAAAGGTACGGCAAGGATGTGGTACCGGCACTCATGAAAGAGTTTTCCTACGGCAATATCATGGAAGTCCCGAGACTGCAGAAAATCGTGATCAATGTCGGTCTCGGAGAGGCGATACAAAATATTAAGCTCCTGGACGCCGCCCAAAAGGAACTCTCGATGATTACGGGGCAGAAGGCTGTTCAGACGAAGGCAAAGAAATCCATCGCAGGATTCAAGCTGAGAGAGGGGATGCCCATAGGGTGCAAGGTGACCTTGAGAGGAGACAGGATGTATGAATTTCTTGACAGGCTTATCAGTGTCGCCCTTCCGAGGATACGAGATTTTAAGGGCGTTTCCGGCAAGGCCTTTGACGGGAAAGGTAACTATGCCCTCGGCATAAAGGAGCAGTTTATTTTCCCGGAGATCGATTATGACAAAGTTGAGATGGTGCACGGAATGGACGTCATCATGTGCACTACGGCGAAGACGGATGCGGAGAGCAAGGCTCTTTTACGGCATCTCGGCATGCCTTTCAGGAAATAA
- the rpsQ gene encoding 30S ribosomal protein S17 — translation MPKKIYTGKVVSDKMEKTVVVAVTRLYQHPVYRKTVKQVTKFKVHDGEKKCKAGDTVSIIETRPLSKEERWAVLEIIEKG, via the coding sequence ATGCCAAAGAAAATTTATACGGGTAAGGTTGTGAGCGACAAGATGGAGAAGACCGTAGTGGTGGCGGTCACGCGTCTCTATCAACACCCTGTCTATAGGAAGACGGTGAAACAGGTCACGAAATTCAAGGTCCATGACGGGGAGAAAAAGTGCAAGGCAGGGGATACGGTATCCATCATCGAAACCAGGCCGTTGAGCAAAGAGGAGAGATGGGCGGTTCTGGAGATAATAGAAAAGGGTTAA